aaaaaactgtagtttcaaaattttttttttttttttgattaatctgGGGGTATTCCAGGCCCATGGAAAGGCtcagactaatccccaaggggagatgcagtccacggatagaccctctctccgggtattcaaatggacccTAAAGCATAGGCTCATATCCGTGTTAggtgaccaggataattgtgacttagtttcgcgcagcaggtggatcgaacctaaaacgtgttggcgtctcagtcTCATCTCCTTACCAGtcgaccacaatcacccggtcatagtttcaaaatttcaaactattaatagagtatttttcaaattattcttaCTACTAAATTAAAGAAAGGTGAATACATGTCGTAGTGGTCttccatatttttttatggttgcCAGTAATTTCATTTAACGACAAACCATGGATCTGATCGACTGATTCCTATCCGTGTTAGCTAACACCAATAAAAGTGATTTTAATGACAAACCATGGAACATTTGGCTAGGTAACACCAATAAAAGTGATTTTACTCTTCAAAAAAgcgatttgttttattttccatCTGGAAATAAAACAGACAAAATGCTTGCGTTTTCCTTACACTCCTTGCTGTCTTTCATTCACCAAAACTATAACTTTATCTTAAGAACTACATTTTCGTTTTGCAATTTAAGAGAATACAGAAAATAAAGACATCCCCTCTTGACATCATTTGATCTCTTCAGCAAATATGACATCGAAGATGTGTTGCACTGCACAGCAGATATAAGCTAAATGTAACATTCATTTCTTCATAACGCAAACAAAACAATGGAAGAGGAATGGTACTAACCTTCATTATTCAGAATATTTGGCTGATCAACCACGAGGTATTGTAGCGCTACAAGATCGCCAGGACTATGGAAACAGTGAACACAGGAGAGCAATTCttatacaatattatataaacttgCCAAAGTTTTGAACAAGGATGTATATATCTTTCAGTACCTTGGTTTCAGTGCAAGACATGAAAGTGCCGAAAGAATCGAACATTTAAGATGGTATCTGCAGAATTACCaaaagcacaaaaaaaaaatcagcgaATGATGATTGCAACTAAAGTAGATTATGTTTGCTTACTCAGACTGATGCATCTCATAAAGAAGAGAAAGTCCCTTCAAACAATCAGCAATGCAAGGTTTTACTCCAATTCGTTCCTCTATTCTCCTCTTGCTCTGTTCCATTTTGAGTAGCTGCGACCCTTCTCGATGAAGCTTCTCAAATGTCAAAACGCATCCTCGGAACTCCTCCCTTCCATCATCATCGCCGTAAGATGTAACATGTCAACGATCTTTTACTTGCTACTACAACAATCCTAAAACAGCAACGTCCTAACAAAAAAACACTTACAAATCGTTTCTCATAGAAAGCAGAGTAGTCTCCAGTTGATTCATCTGTTTCTGCAGAAGAGCGTCTTCAATCCCCTTCACGCATCTCAAAGCTCCATAGCTCCCAGGATTTTGAATTGCCTACTCACAACaccagaagaaaagaaaaaaaaatcacgcaTACATTATTCGAAACTTTGGCCAACAAACTCAATAGTTCCAGCTACCTCTAATCTCTGGATGATAGAAGAAGCTTTACTGAAGCGGGAAACCCATCCAACTTGAA
This DNA window, taken from Brassica oleracea var. oleracea cultivar TO1000 unplaced genomic scaffold, BOL UnpScaffold00928, whole genome shotgun sequence, encodes the following:
- the LOC106320461 gene encoding uncharacterized protein At5g43822; this encodes MEAVIRKWQQKFRKAKEEMNKWEALQVGWVSRFSKASSIIQRLEAIQNPGSYGALRCVKGIEDALLQKQMNQLETTLLSMRNDLEEFRGCVLTFEKLHREGSQLLKMEQSKRRIEERIGVKPCIADCLKGLSLLYEMHQSEYHLKCSILSALSCLALKPSPGDLVALQYLVVDQPNILNNEVQHIFDVIFAEEIK